One segment of Stomatobaculum sp. F0698 DNA contains the following:
- a CDS encoding GNAT family N-acetyltransferase, producing MEVKRLEAEEKESTRALYAEAFPEDSVRARDYYYETRMRENRVYAIRNGSEVMGMLCLNPCRVRFGDKDWDLSYIVAVATGKKYRRQGVMRRILMTALLDEYAEKKPFVFLKPANPDYYTPFQFAYASKREKRILKNDARYHCKRVDVEDDALLAELSRCANKVLGEKYQCYCLRSPAYFRQIGGELSAGDGRMLSVWERQDGGERLIGMECFDYADTVERDARLVLPEKASIKFCGTEPFIMARVLSLPDFFAGISLRPEVAAEERELFFSLKDPLIAENNGVFCLRATKCGSRLERLAASGKRGREIMALTPEELVSVFFGMKREAWAAELTSYRAYFDEEM from the coding sequence ATGGAAGTAAAACGCTTGGAAGCGGAAGAGAAGGAGAGCACACGGGCACTGTATGCGGAGGCCTTTCCGGAGGACAGTGTGCGCGCGCGGGACTATTACTATGAGACTCGCATGCGGGAAAATCGGGTCTATGCCATTCGAAACGGGAGTGAGGTGATGGGCATGCTCTGCCTGAATCCCTGCCGGGTGCGTTTCGGCGACAAGGATTGGGACTTGTCCTATATTGTTGCGGTTGCGACCGGGAAAAAGTATCGCAGGCAGGGGGTTATGCGGCGCATCCTCATGACGGCGCTACTCGATGAGTATGCCGAAAAGAAGCCTTTTGTTTTTTTGAAGCCCGCAAATCCCGATTACTACACGCCGTTTCAGTTTGCCTACGCCTCAAAACGCGAAAAGCGCATATTGAAGAACGATGCGCGCTACCACTGCAAGCGCGTGGATGTAGAGGATGACGCACTGCTTGCGGAGCTCTCGCGCTGCGCAAACAAGGTGCTCGGCGAGAAGTATCAATGTTACTGCCTGCGCAGTCCCGCGTATTTTCGACAAATCGGCGGGGAACTGTCCGCCGGGGACGGGCGCATGTTGTCCGTCTGGGAAAGACAGGACGGGGGCGAGCGCTTAATCGGGATGGAGTGCTTTGACTACGCGGATACCGTAGAGCGGGATGCGCGCCTTGTGCTGCCGGAGAAGGCGAGCATCAAATTCTGCGGCACCGAGCCCTTTATCATGGCGCGCGTGCTCTCGCTGCCGGACTTTTTTGCGGGCATCTCCCTGCGGCCGGAGGTCGCTGCGGAGGAGCGAGAACTGTTTTTCTCGCTGAAAGATCCGCTGATTGCCGAGAATAACGGCGTCTTTTGCTTACGCGCTACGAAGTGCGGGAGTCGGCTTGAGCGGCTTGCGGCATCCGGAAAGCGCGGGCGGGAAATCATGGCACTCACACCGGAAGAATTGGTATCCGTCTTTTTCGGCATGAAGCGAGAGGCTTGGGCGGCGGAATTGACGTCATACAGAGCCTATTTTGACGAAGAAATGTAA
- a CDS encoding phosphoribosylaminoimidazolesuccinocarboxamide synthase: MQEYRPVKEGKVREIYDVGEGLIMVATDRISAFDVILKNRITDKGAVLTQLSRFWFEYTKDVMPNHMISTDTADMPEYFRTPEFERRSMLCKKLTMLPIECIVRGYITGSGWESYKKNGTVCGIQLPAGLQESEQLPEPIFTPSTKAEIGDHDENIDFARCIEVLEKAFPGKGKEYAEIIRDKTLALYRLCADYAKTKGIIIADTKFEFGLNEAGEVVLADEMLTPDSSRFWPLEGYAPGKSQPSFDKQFVRDWLKANPDSDYKLPEEVIDKTIAKYKEAYAMLTGKELD; the protein is encoded by the coding sequence ATGCAGGAGTACAGACCGGTAAAAGAGGGAAAAGTGCGCGAGATCTACGATGTCGGCGAGGGCCTTATCATGGTCGCGACGGATCGCATTTCCGCCTTTGACGTAATCTTAAAGAATCGCATTACGGATAAGGGGGCGGTGCTCACGCAGCTGTCCCGTTTCTGGTTTGAGTATACCAAGGATGTCATGCCGAACCACATGATCAGCACGGATACGGCGGACATGCCGGAATATTTCCGCACACCGGAATTCGAGCGCCGCAGCATGCTTTGCAAGAAGCTCACAATGTTGCCGATTGAGTGCATTGTCCGCGGCTATATCACGGGCAGCGGCTGGGAGAGCTATAAGAAGAACGGAACCGTTTGCGGTATTCAGCTTCCGGCGGGCTTGCAGGAGTCCGAGCAGCTGCCGGAGCCTATCTTCACCCCGAGCACCAAGGCGGAAATCGGCGACCATGACGAGAACATTGATTTTGCGCGCTGCATTGAAGTGCTTGAGAAGGCCTTCCCGGGCAAGGGAAAAGAGTATGCGGAGATTATCCGCGATAAGACGCTGGCGCTCTATCGTCTCTGCGCGGACTACGCAAAGACCAAGGGCATTATCATTGCGGACACGAAGTTTGAGTTCGGCCTCAACGAGGCGGGTGAGGTTGTCCTTGCGGACGAGATGCTGACCCCGGATTCCTCGCGCTTTTGGCCGCTAGAGGGCTATGCACCGGGCAAGTCACAGCCTTCGTTTGACAAGCAGTTTGTGCGCGACTGGCTGAAGGCAAATCCGGACAGCGACTACAAGCTTCCTGAGGAAGTCATTGACAAGACCATCGCAAAGTACAAAGAGGCGTATGCGATGCTCACCGGAAAGGAGTTAGACTGA
- the rpsR gene encoding 30S ribosomal protein S18 produces MPFNRSDRPEGQRNRRPGGMRRRRKVCVFCAESAKPVDYKDVATLKKYISERGKILPRRITGNCARHQRALTLAIKRARHIALLPYQVD; encoded by the coding sequence ATGCCTTTTAACAGAAGTGACAGACCGGAAGGACAGAGAAACAGACGTCCGGGCGGCATGCGCAGAAGAAGAAAAGTTTGTGTGTTTTGTGCTGAGAGCGCAAAGCCGGTAGATTACAAGGATGTTGCAACGCTGAAGAAGTACATCTCCGAGAGAGGTAAGATTCTTCCGCGCCGCATCACCGGAAACTGCGCGCGTCACCAGAGAGCGCTTACGCTCGCAATCAAGAGAGCACGTCACATTGCTCTGCTTCCGTACCAGGTGGACTAA
- a CDS encoding cysteine desulfurase family protein — MIYLDYSANTPADPRVAEAFFRASLDFPGNPNSKHPAGQAAANALSESRNRIAELLSVLPEELIFTSGATESNNLALLGSVAARRHVGRHIISTALEHPSVSACLSHLQENGYEIDLLPILSNGRINLEALNSLLRKDTCLVALSAVDSELGTVQPLAEAVERIRRFPDCHFHVDATQAIGKISTDFRLADSVSFAPHKFYGLIGSGVLYKKKGIPLLPQLHGGESDSPYRSGTPALAEIKALECALELALTEQVSRNEAVRAHNAYLRTAFSKEKKVSINSPADAVPHILNLSIAGNRGSAVQAALAEADICISVKSACSSDALPSRAVFAVSRSRKNALASFRVSLSHLTTREELDALLSALAPLLHI, encoded by the coding sequence ATGATTTATCTCGATTACAGCGCAAATACTCCCGCCGACCCGAGGGTTGCAGAGGCGTTTTTCCGCGCAAGTCTCGATTTTCCCGGCAATCCGAATTCCAAACATCCCGCAGGACAGGCGGCGGCTAACGCACTCAGCGAAAGCCGAAACCGCATCGCGGAATTACTCTCCGTTCTGCCCGAAGAGCTTATCTTTACTTCCGGCGCAACGGAATCCAATAATCTTGCACTGCTCGGCAGCGTCGCGGCGCGGCGCCATGTCGGTCGCCACATCATCAGCACCGCGCTTGAACACCCTTCGGTCAGTGCCTGTCTGAGTCACTTGCAGGAAAACGGCTATGAGATCGATCTACTCCCGATTCTTTCAAACGGCCGCATCAATCTCGAAGCCCTAAACTCTTTGCTCCGGAAGGATACCTGTCTGGTCGCACTCTCCGCGGTCGACAGCGAGCTCGGCACGGTGCAACCGCTTGCGGAGGCCGTCGAACGGATACGCCGTTTCCCCGACTGCCACTTTCATGTCGACGCAACCCAGGCGATTGGGAAAATAAGTACAGACTTTCGCCTTGCAGACAGCGTGAGCTTTGCGCCGCACAAGTTTTACGGCCTTATCGGCAGCGGTGTTTTATATAAGAAGAAAGGCATTCCGCTGCTCCCGCAGCTCCATGGCGGTGAAAGCGATTCTCCTTACCGCAGCGGTACGCCTGCCCTCGCGGAAATCAAAGCGCTGGAATGCGCGCTGGAACTTGCGCTCACCGAGCAGGTCAGCCGAAACGAGGCGGTCCGCGCACACAATGCCTATCTCCGCACTGCGTTTTCCAAGGAGAAAAAAGTCAGCATCAACAGCCCGGCGGATGCGGTTCCGCACATTCTGAATCTGAGCATCGCCGGCAATCGCGGTTCCGCCGTGCAGGCCGCACTTGCCGAGGCGGATATCTGCATCTCGGTGAAATCCGCCTGCTCCTCCGATGCCCTTCCGAGTCGCGCGGTCTTTGCCGTGAGTCGCTCCCGAAAAAACGCTCTCGCCTCCTTTCGCGTGAGTTTAAGCCACTTGACCACCCGAGAAGAGTTGGACGCTCTCCTAAGTGCGCTCGCTCCTCTCCTGCATATTTGA
- a CDS encoding NAD-dependent protein deacylase: MGGEADRLEAQITALSAWISESQHIVFFGGAGVSTESGIPDFRSSDGLYAEKRRYPPEQIVSHSFFLSHTEQFYEFYKERMLYPEAEPNAAHLALAELERQGKLSAVITQNIDGLHEKAGSKKVLPLHGTVLRNHCQRCGKFYDLQDMLARPGTVPHCDCGGIIKPDVVLYEEALDTGLLEEAARCIAAADMLIIGGTSLAVYPAAGLLRYFSGRRLVVINRSATPADRDADLVIQAPIGEVLSEALNPAR; the protein is encoded by the coding sequence ATGGGCGGAGAAGCGGATCGCTTAGAAGCACAGATTACAGCACTTTCGGCTTGGATTTCGGAGAGTCAACATATTGTCTTTTTCGGCGGGGCGGGCGTTTCGACCGAGAGCGGCATTCCGGACTTTCGCTCATCGGACGGGCTCTATGCGGAGAAGCGGCGCTATCCGCCGGAGCAGATTGTGAGTCACAGCTTTTTCCTCTCGCACACGGAGCAATTCTATGAATTTTATAAGGAACGCATGCTCTATCCCGAGGCAGAGCCGAATGCCGCGCACCTTGCGCTCGCGGAACTGGAGCGGCAGGGAAAGTTAAGCGCTGTAATCACCCAGAACATAGACGGCCTTCACGAGAAGGCCGGGAGCAAAAAGGTGCTTCCGCTTCACGGCACGGTGCTTCGAAACCACTGTCAGCGCTGCGGGAAGTTCTACGATTTGCAGGATATGCTCGCGCGGCCGGGAACGGTTCCTCACTGCGACTGCGGCGGGATTATTAAGCCGGATGTGGTACTCTATGAGGAGGCGCTTGATACAGGGCTTCTCGAAGAGGCAGCGCGCTGCATTGCGGCGGCGGATATGTTGATTATAGGCGGGACCTCGCTCGCGGTTTATCCGGCGGCGGGACTGCTTCGCTATTTTTCGGGAAGGCGGCTGGTCGTCATCAACCGCAGTGCAACGCCTGCGGATCGGGATGCGGATTTGGTCATTCAGGCGCCGATCGGAGAAGTGCTTTCCGAGGCGCTCAATCCGGCTCGCTGA
- the rpsF gene encoding 30S ribosomal protein S6, which yields MNKYELTLVLNGKLEEEEKVAALEKAQGYITRFNGTVTNVDDWGKKRFAYDIQKMKEGFYYFIKFESEDASTPNELEASLRIFEPVVRYLIVRDETVEQPAQAE from the coding sequence ATGAACAAATACGAATTGACGCTTGTTCTGAACGGAAAGCTCGAAGAAGAAGAGAAGGTGGCTGCGCTTGAGAAGGCGCAGGGTTACATCACCCGCTTCAACGGCACTGTGACGAACGTCGACGACTGGGGTAAGAAGAGATTTGCTTACGACATCCAGAAGATGAAGGAAGGCTTCTACTACTTCATCAAGTTCGAGTCCGAGGATGCGTCCACGCCGAACGAGCTGGAAGCAAGCCTTCGCATTTTCGAGCCGGTCGTGAGATATCTGATCGTCAGAGACGAAACTGTCGAGCAGCCCGCACAGGCAGAATAA
- a CDS encoding single-stranded DNA-binding protein: protein MNKVVLMGRLTRDPEVRYSSGEKSMAIARYTLAVDRRGRRGNGNGEQTADFIPCVAFDRAAEFAEKYFRQGMRVLVSGRIQTGSYTNREGQKVYTTEVILEDQEFADSKGAGNGGSGNYNSAAQTGYAEERRPSPQSASTEGFMNIPDGVEDEGLPFN, encoded by the coding sequence ATGAACAAAGTCGTTTTGATGGGAAGACTGACGAGAGATCCGGAAGTTCGCTATTCGAGCGGCGAAAAGTCCATGGCGATTGCGCGTTACACCCTTGCGGTGGACCGCAGAGGCAGACGTGGGAACGGCAACGGCGAGCAGACGGCGGATTTCATCCCCTGTGTCGCATTTGACCGCGCAGCAGAGTTCGCGGAGAAGTATTTCCGTCAGGGAATGCGCGTGCTGGTGTCCGGACGGATTCAGACCGGAAGCTACACGAACCGTGAAGGGCAGAAAGTTTATACAACCGAAGTGATATTGGAAGATCAGGAATTCGCCGACAGCAAGGGCGCTGGCAACGGCGGAAGCGGAAATTATAACAGCGCCGCACAGACAGGCTATGCGGAGGAGAGAAGACCGAGCCCGCAGAGTGCCAGCACCGAGGGATTCATGAATATCCCGGACGGCGTCGAAGACGAAGGACTGCCGTTCAATTAA
- a CDS encoding IS30 family transposase, translated as MAQNEYTTNRKYRHLTREKRAQIEVLLQLKLPKSRIAREIGIARSTLYNELARGTVQQLGRNLEPYTRYFGDSGQRVYEHRRRNSHCPMKLVKAKKFVSFAVKQILTKHLAPDTICGLAKEKGCFTELVCSKTLYNYIERGLLKARNIDLALKVKRKQHRKGHPQHKRLYGLSIEARPQVVNQREEFGHWEIDTVVGRKESQSVLLTLDERITRFRHIIKIPGRSTQAVEQGLKTLRELYGERFSQVFRSITSDNGSEFASLPQLLSTIPIYYAHPYSAYERGLNEKQNSLIRRFLPKGSSFDVVTDEQIREIQNWINQLPRKSFHYSSPEELFQTVLLDLAI; from the coding sequence ATGGCCCAGAACGAGTATACCACAAATAGAAAATATCGCCACCTGACACGCGAAAAGCGTGCACAGATTGAAGTGCTGCTGCAATTAAAGCTCCCCAAAAGTCGCATCGCGCGCGAAATCGGGATTGCAAGGTCAACTTTATATAATGAACTTGCCAGAGGTACTGTACAGCAGTTAGGACGGAATCTGGAGCCATACACTCGGTACTTTGGAGATTCGGGACAGCGTGTCTACGAACATCGAAGACGAAATAGTCATTGCCCCATGAAGCTGGTGAAAGCTAAGAAGTTCGTGTCTTTTGCAGTAAAGCAGATACTGACAAAGCATCTGGCACCTGATACGATTTGCGGTCTTGCCAAAGAAAAGGGCTGTTTCACCGAGCTGGTTTGCAGCAAGACACTTTATAACTATATTGAGCGTGGATTGTTAAAAGCTCGAAATATCGATCTCGCGCTAAAGGTCAAACGTAAACAACACCGTAAGGGACATCCGCAGCATAAGCGGCTGTATGGCCTGAGTATTGAAGCTCGCCCCCAAGTAGTCAATCAGCGGGAGGAGTTTGGGCATTGGGAGATTGATACCGTGGTCGGTCGAAAGGAGTCACAATCCGTTTTGTTGACACTGGATGAGCGAATCACAAGATTTCGACACATTATAAAGATACCCGGTAGAAGCACACAAGCGGTCGAGCAAGGTTTAAAAACGCTCCGAGAGCTATACGGAGAACGATTCAGCCAAGTCTTTCGCTCCATCACAAGTGACAATGGCAGTGAATTTGCTTCACTGCCACAGTTGCTTTCCACGATACCCATATACTATGCCCATCCTTACTCCGCCTACGAACGCGGACTGAATGAAAAGCAGAACTCATTGATTCGCCGGTTCTTACCAAAAGGGAGTTCTTTTGATGTAGTTACGGATGAGCAGATAAGAGAGATACAGAACTGGATCAATCAACTCCCTCGAAAATCCTTTCATTACAGTTCGCCGGAGGAATTATTTCAGACTGTCCTACTTGATCTTGCAATCTAG
- a CDS encoding tRNA 2-thiocytidine biosynthesis TtcA family protein, producing MARELLPYQLAERSIIKKYRKQLWNPFIAAVKRYELVEPGDKIAVCISGGKDSMLLAKLFQELHRHSDVPFEVIYLVMDPGYNEINRAKIESNAKLLNIPITVFETDIFDVANNADEHPCYLCARMRRGHLYRKAKDLGCNKIALGHHLNDVIETTVMAMFYSSQLQGMMPKLHSQNFEGMELIRPMYCIREDDIIAWRRYNELSFIQCACRFTENCTICDNGGGGSKRQEIKILLRHLKQNNPDIEKSIFNAIHAVCTETFPGFRRTDGDHSFLEDYATRRGE from the coding sequence ATGGCACGAGAACTCTTGCCCTATCAGCTCGCCGAACGGAGCATCATCAAAAAATACAGAAAGCAACTCTGGAATCCCTTTATTGCCGCCGTAAAACGCTATGAACTCGTAGAGCCTGGCGATAAAATCGCGGTCTGTATTTCCGGCGGCAAAGACTCCATGTTGCTTGCCAAGCTTTTCCAGGAACTGCACCGCCACAGCGACGTTCCCTTTGAGGTCATCTACCTCGTCATGGATCCGGGCTACAACGAAATTAACCGCGCAAAAATCGAGAGCAACGCAAAACTGCTCAACATCCCGATTACTGTTTTCGAGACCGACATCTTTGATGTCGCGAACAATGCCGACGAACACCCCTGCTATCTCTGTGCGCGCATGCGCCGCGGCCACCTCTACCGCAAGGCCAAAGACCTCGGCTGCAACAAAATCGCACTCGGCCACCACTTAAATGACGTAATCGAGACCACCGTCATGGCAATGTTCTACAGCTCCCAACTGCAGGGCATGATGCCGAAGCTACACTCACAAAACTTTGAGGGTATGGAACTCATACGTCCGATGTACTGCATCCGCGAGGACGATATCATCGCGTGGCGTCGCTACAACGAGCTCTCGTTTATACAATGCGCCTGCCGTTTCACCGAAAACTGCACCATCTGTGACAATGGGGGCGGCGGCAGCAAGCGCCAGGAGATTAAAATCCTGCTGCGCCACTTAAAACAGAACAATCCGGACATCGAAAAGAGTATTTTCAACGCGATTCATGCTGTCTGCACAGAAACCTTCCCGGGTTTCCGCAGAACAGACGGGGATCACAGCTTCCTCGAGGATTACGCGACAAGGCGAGGGGAATAA
- a CDS encoding YeiH family protein, producing the protein MNGIKKTGPGILVCFALAVPAWLLGKRFPLIGGAVLAILGGMLLTMVWTNKGRAEAGIRFTSKYVLQAAVVLLGFGLNLGVILKTGRQSLPIIVCTIATALLLAWGLQRALRISGNIATLVGVGSSICGGSAIAATAPVIDANDDEVAQAISVIFFFNVLAAIFFPILGRVLGFDTGSGTAFGVFAGTAINDTSSVTAAASTWDSMWKLGTDTLDTAVTVKLTRTLAIIPITLALSVYRAKQAAKAGGEQNGFQLRRAFPMFILYFILAALITTVALQAGVSSAAFRPLKELSKFCIVMAMAAIGLNSNVVKLIRSGGKPLLLGAVCWAGITCVSLLMQQFMGLR; encoded by the coding sequence ATGAACGGAATCAAAAAAACGGGACCCGGTATTCTGGTCTGCTTTGCGCTTGCCGTGCCGGCATGGCTGCTCGGAAAGCGCTTTCCGCTGATCGGCGGGGCGGTGCTCGCCATTCTCGGCGGCATGTTACTCACCATGGTTTGGACAAATAAGGGGAGAGCGGAGGCCGGGATACGTTTCACCTCCAAGTACGTCCTGCAGGCCGCTGTGGTTCTGCTCGGTTTCGGCTTAAATCTCGGCGTCATTTTAAAGACGGGAAGGCAATCGCTCCCCATTATTGTATGCACCATTGCGACGGCCCTGCTGCTCGCGTGGGGCTTACAGCGGGCGCTCCGAATTTCGGGGAACATTGCGACCCTGGTCGGCGTGGGCTCTTCAATCTGCGGCGGCTCGGCGATCGCGGCAACCGCGCCTGTCATCGACGCGAACGATGACGAGGTCGCACAGGCCATCTCGGTCATTTTCTTTTTTAATGTGCTCGCTGCGATTTTCTTTCCGATACTCGGCAGGGTGCTCGGTTTTGATACCGGGAGCGGCACGGCCTTCGGCGTCTTTGCGGGCACGGCCATCAACGACACCTCTTCGGTGACGGCAGCGGCTTCCACCTGGGACAGCATGTGGAAGCTCGGGACGGATACCTTGGACACGGCGGTCACGGTGAAACTCACAAGAACGCTCGCAATCATTCCGATTACGCTGGCGCTGAGTGTATATCGTGCCAAGCAGGCGGCAAAGGCGGGAGGAGAGCAGAACGGCTTTCAACTGCGGCGCGCCTTCCCGATGTTCATTCTCTATTTTATTCTGGCCGCGCTGATTACGACCGTTGCCCTGCAGGCGGGCGTCTCTTCGGCGGCTTTCCGCCCGTTGAAAGAGCTCTCGAAGTTCTGCATTGTCATGGCAATGGCGGCCATCGGTTTAAACAGCAACGTGGTGAAACTCATACGGAGCGGCGGTAAGCCCTTACTGCTCGGTGCGGTTTGCTGGGCAGGCATTACTTGCGTGAGTCTTTTGATGCAGCAGTTCATGGGACTGCGCTGA
- a CDS encoding ABC transporter ATP-binding protein: protein MCKSKKITSTEWSASATCKSALYDGNGLNFLLSILGIACKASAMLGFSVFTQKVIDTISGERSSTVPYLLLCAVACIGCLLTGAVLEYIFWTAFRSRALTQYRAHVCAKILGKDIAAFRQESSANYTSAISNDLNQIRMNYLEQLPYAAELLFSFTGTVILMLRYDIKLALIAFSVSLLPILLSSFRMKQIEECESNMALANSRFLGAFAEVLQGFRSIKSVKAERAVVQKLEHVNADASAAFSRREHAEISVAYIASLVGHLAQIVFFFAALFLAKSGEGISVGMIVVFVQLMRNISQLGISMPELMANIKASRKLMQNHDRFLASHRAQGRTALVTCCDRIEVEQVSVDYGNTKKILSDISFSLPANGCYAIIGESGSGKTSLLNLLAGSMREYTGYIRYDGSDIGDISNESLFDLISVIQQEVFIFDASIRDNITMFGSCSEEELYDAIRKAGLAALTEQKGLDYLCGENGKLLSGGERQRIGIARSILKKNKVLLLDEATSALDARTGYQIIDTVQKMEATTRVVVTHDIYPELMERFDCVFVLKDGRVAESGKFDELLARKGACWSLVNKTTAA from the coding sequence ATGTGCAAGAGCAAGAAAATAACTTCAACCGAATGGAGCGCTTCCGCAACGTGCAAATCCGCGCTGTATGACGGAAACGGGCTGAATTTCCTATTGTCTATACTCGGGATTGCGTGTAAGGCCTCCGCAATGCTTGGTTTCTCCGTTTTCACCCAAAAGGTCATAGACACCATCTCCGGCGAGCGTAGCAGTACCGTTCCCTATCTGCTTCTCTGCGCTGTAGCCTGTATCGGCTGTCTGCTCACCGGCGCCGTGCTCGAATATATCTTTTGGACCGCATTTCGGAGTCGCGCGCTGACACAGTACAGGGCACATGTCTGCGCGAAGATTCTCGGTAAGGACATTGCCGCCTTCCGGCAAGAAAGTTCCGCAAACTATACCTCTGCAATTTCAAACGACTTGAATCAAATTCGTATGAATTATCTTGAGCAATTGCCTTACGCCGCCGAACTGCTTTTCAGCTTTACCGGTACCGTCATTCTGATGCTCCGCTATGATATCAAACTGGCCTTGATTGCCTTTTCGGTTTCATTATTGCCCATCCTGCTCTCTTCCTTCCGCATGAAGCAGATTGAAGAATGCGAGAGCAACATGGCCCTTGCAAACAGCCGCTTTCTCGGGGCTTTTGCGGAAGTACTGCAAGGCTTTCGTTCCATCAAGAGCGTAAAGGCGGAACGCGCCGTAGTTCAAAAACTGGAGCACGTCAATGCGGATGCCTCCGCGGCTTTCAGCAGGCGCGAACACGCGGAAATCTCGGTCGCATACATCGCCTCACTGGTCGGTCACCTGGCACAGATTGTATTTTTCTTTGCGGCGCTCTTCCTCGCAAAAAGCGGTGAGGGGATATCCGTCGGCATGATTGTCGTATTTGTACAGCTCATGCGAAACATCTCTCAGCTTGGCATTAGCATGCCCGAGCTCATGGCCAACATCAAGGCATCTCGGAAACTCATGCAAAACCATGACCGTTTTCTTGCGTCACATCGAGCGCAGGGAAGAACTGCCTTGGTCACTTGCTGTGACAGAATCGAAGTAGAGCAAGTTTCCGTTGACTACGGAAACACGAAAAAGATACTCAGTGATATCTCGTTTTCGCTTCCCGCAAACGGATGTTACGCTATCATAGGCGAAAGCGGAAGCGGGAAGACCAGTCTCTTAAATCTGCTTGCCGGATCCATGCGAGAATACACCGGGTATATCCGCTATGACGGCTCGGACATCGGAGATATTTCCAATGAAAGCCTTTTCGATTTGATTTCGGTCATTCAACAGGAGGTTTTCATCTTCGATGCAAGCATACGCGACAACATCACCATGTTCGGCTCCTGTTCGGAAGAAGAGCTTTACGACGCAATCCGTAAGGCGGGACTTGCCGCATTGACGGAGCAAAAGGGCTTGGACTATCTCTGCGGCGAAAACGGAAAACTGCTTTCCGGCGGAGAACGGCAGCGCATCGGGATTGCGAGAAGCATCCTAAAGAAAAACAAGGTACTGCTGCTCGATGAGGCCACTTCCGCACTGGATGCCCGAACCGGATATCAAATCATCGACACCGTCCAAAAGATGGAAGCTACAACGCGTGTCGTTGTCACGCACGACATCTACCCCGAACTCATGGAGCGCTTTGACTGCGTGTTTGTCCTGAAGGACGGTCGGGTCGCGGAATCCGGCAAGTTCGATGAGCTTCTTGCCCGAAAAGGAGCATGTTGGTCGCTGGTAAACAAGACAACAGCAGCATGA
- a CDS encoding DUF2156 domain-containing protein — protein sequence MELRKNQGGQPEFHHFHAGDIAGYAHFYELRSNLTSDSTPLESFLWRKYFDARAAVLRDGERELGLLWLYGTEEEPYAAMPLAREEDLPACFAALQRYFHEVLKKPLVIKLADEGAVNALNLSPEKYLVEEEEDAKDYLYDGNALRTLSGRKLHKKKNHYNNFMKNYGERFSYRPLECSDHDAVIRFLDKWRGGKGEEVESHLDREVDGIHDLLNHCSEISAETGAIFIDGELEAFSVGSLNRRDSMAVIHIEKANPEIDGLYQAINKEFLCRAFPEAAIINREDDVGLEGLRKSKLSYYPSGFAKKFLIMERSGAELSADQVRAEMQY from the coding sequence ATGGAATTACGGAAGAATCAGGGCGGACAGCCGGAGTTTCATCACTTTCACGCGGGAGATATCGCGGGCTACGCACATTTTTATGAGTTGCGTTCCAATCTGACCTCGGACAGCACGCCGCTCGAGAGTTTTCTCTGGAGAAAGTATTTTGACGCGCGTGCGGCGGTGTTACGCGACGGGGAGCGGGAACTGGGCCTGCTTTGGCTCTACGGAACCGAAGAGGAGCCCTATGCGGCCATGCCGCTTGCGCGGGAGGAGGATTTGCCCGCGTGCTTTGCGGCGCTGCAGCGCTATTTTCATGAGGTTTTAAAAAAGCCGCTGGTTATAAAGCTTGCGGATGAAGGAGCCGTCAATGCATTGAACCTTTCGCCGGAGAAATATCTGGTCGAGGAGGAAGAGGACGCAAAGGACTATCTCTACGACGGCAATGCGCTCCGCACGCTGTCGGGCAGAAAGCTCCACAAGAAAAAGAATCACTACAACAACTTTATGAAGAACTACGGGGAGCGCTTCAGCTACCGGCCACTCGAATGTTCCGACCACGATGCGGTGATTCGCTTTCTCGACAAATGGCGGGGCGGCAAGGGCGAGGAGGTTGAGAGTCATCTGGACCGCGAGGTCGATGGCATCCATGACCTTCTGAATCACTGTTCGGAAATCAGTGCCGAGACGGGCGCCATCTTTATCGACGGTGAGCTCGAGGCCTTTTCCGTGGGCAGTCTGAATCGGCGCGACAGCATGGCGGTGATTCACATCGAAAAGGCAAATCCCGAGATTGACGGGCTGTATCAGGCAATCAACAAAGAGTTTTTGTGTCGCGCGTTTCCGGAGGCGGCCATCATCAACCGCGAGGACGATGTTGGTCTGGAGGGACTGCGGAAGTCAAAGCTCAGCTACTATCCCTCCGGTTTCGCAAAGAAGTTTTTGATTATGGAGAGAAGCGGCGCGGAGCTCAGCGCGGATCAAGTCCGGGCAGAAATGCAATACTGA